A part of Pseudomonas lutea genomic DNA contains:
- a CDS encoding NAD-dependent epimerase/dehydratase family protein has protein sequence MTEFNAQAPLNRILLTGAAGGLGKVLRESLRPFARTLRLSDIAAISPEARPHEEIQLCDLADKQAVHDLVEGVDAIVHFGGVSVERPFEEILGPNICGIFHIYEAARRHGVKRVIFASSNHVIGFYRQDEVIDASAMRRPDSYYGLSKSYGEDMASFYFDRYGIETVSIRIGSSFPEAQNRRMLASWLSYDDLTQLIERGLFTPNVGHTIVYGASDNSKVWWDNRLANHLGYQPKDSSEQFRSKVEAQPLPPSDDPAMVYQGGAFVASGPFGDE, from the coding sequence ATGACTGAATTCAACGCTCAGGCGCCGCTCAATCGCATTTTGCTGACGGGCGCTGCCGGCGGTCTCGGTAAAGTCCTGCGCGAAAGCCTGCGCCCCTTCGCCAGAACCTTGCGTCTTTCCGATATCGCCGCTATCTCCCCAGAAGCACGTCCCCACGAAGAAATTCAGCTCTGCGATCTGGCCGACAAACAAGCGGTCCACGACCTGGTCGAGGGCGTCGATGCCATCGTGCATTTTGGTGGCGTGTCGGTGGAGCGGCCTTTTGAAGAAATCCTGGGCCCCAACATCTGCGGCATCTTCCATATCTACGAGGCCGCGCGCCGGCATGGTGTGAAGCGGGTGATCTTCGCCAGCTCCAACCATGTCATCGGTTTCTATCGTCAGGATGAAGTCATAGACGCCAGCGCCATGCGTCGACCGGACAGCTACTACGGCCTGTCGAAGTCCTACGGCGAGGACATGGCCAGCTTCTACTTCGATCGCTACGGCATCGAGACCGTCAGCATCCGCATTGGCTCCTCGTTCCCCGAAGCACAAAACCGTCGCATGCTTGCCAGTTGGCTGAGCTATGACGACCTGACGCAGCTGATCGAGCGCGGCCTGTTCACGCCGAACGTCGGCCACACCATCGTGTACGGCGCGTCCGACAACAGCAAAGTGTGGTGGGACAACCGGTTGGCCAACCACTTGGGCTATCAGCCCAAAGATAGCTCCGAGCAGTTCCGCAGCAAAGTCGAAGCGCAGCCACTGCCGCCGTCCGACGACCCTGCAATGGTTTATCAGGGCGGTGCGTTCGTGGCGTCAGGTCCGTTTGGCGACGAGTAA
- a CDS encoding glucurono-1,5-lactonase, with amino-acid sequence MAAELILDARNATGESPVWNAQEQALYWVDIPARRLHRWSPQDLSTTSWEAPEMLACIACYGDGSWLAGMESGLFRIQPQNNGTLATELLSSVPHATETMRFNDGRCDRQGRFWAGTMLMDMSRAATVGSVYRYSAGQTEPLTAQLTDMIVPNGLGFSPDGKIMYLSDSHPSVQKIWAFDYDTDTGTPHNRRLFVDMTQYPGRPDGAAVDADGCYWICGNDEGLIHRFTPEGKLDRSLAVPVKKPAMCAFGGANLDTLYVTSIRPGGDISDQPLAGGVFALQPGVQGLEEPLFKG; translated from the coding sequence ATGGCTGCTGAGCTGATTCTCGATGCACGCAACGCGACCGGAGAATCCCCGGTCTGGAACGCACAGGAACAGGCACTTTACTGGGTCGATATTCCGGCCCGTCGCCTGCACCGCTGGAGCCCGCAGGACTTATCGACAACGAGCTGGGAAGCGCCGGAGATGCTCGCCTGCATCGCCTGCTACGGCGACGGCAGCTGGCTGGCCGGCATGGAGAGCGGCCTGTTCCGTATTCAGCCGCAGAACAACGGCACACTGGCCACCGAGCTGCTCAGCAGCGTCCCGCATGCCACCGAGACCATGCGCTTCAACGACGGCCGCTGTGACCGCCAGGGCCGTTTCTGGGCCGGCACCATGTTGATGGACATGTCCAGGGCCGCGACAGTGGGTTCTGTCTATCGCTACAGCGCCGGCCAGACCGAGCCGCTCACCGCGCAGCTCACCGACATGATCGTGCCCAACGGCCTGGGCTTCAGCCCGGATGGCAAGATCATGTACCTCTCGGACTCGCACCCATCGGTGCAGAAGATCTGGGCCTTCGATTACGACACTGACACCGGTACGCCGCACAATCGCCGCCTGTTTGTCGACATGACTCAATACCCTGGGCGACCAGATGGCGCAGCAGTGGACGCCGACGGCTGCTACTGGATCTGCGGCAACGACGAAGGCCTGATTCACCGCTTCACCCCCGAGGGCAAGCTCGATCGTTCCCTCGCGGTACCGGTGAAGAAGCCGGCCATGTGCGCCTTCGGTGGTGCAAACCTCGACACCCTCTACGTGACCTCGATACGCCCGGGCGGAGACATCAGCGACCAGCCGCTGGCCGGTGGCGTGTTCGCTTTGCAGCCGGGTGTCCAGGGTCTTGAAGAACCTTTGTTCAAGGGCTGA
- a CDS encoding TRAP transporter substrate-binding protein gives MDFKRKLLLAALPLALCLSNTALAEIKIKFAEVHPKGYPPVVAEEEMGKKLETQSKGEFSFKMFAGGVLGSEKEVVEQLQSGAIQMTRVSLGIVGPVVPEVNAFNLPFVFRDHAHMRKIIDGEIGQEMLDKITNSDYNLVALAWMDGGTRNLYTKKPVRDIADLKGMKIRVQGNPVFIDTINAMGGNGIAMATGEIFSALQTGVIDGAENNMPTLLEHNHYQNAKFYTLTEHLILPEPVVMSKTTWTKLSPEQQALVKKLAVEAQAEERVLWDEKSADSEAKLKAAGVEFITLTPAQKKAFYDATASVRAQYGAPYADLIKRIEAVQ, from the coding sequence ATGGACTTCAAACGCAAGTTGCTCCTCGCCGCACTCCCTTTGGCGCTGTGCCTCTCAAACACAGCGCTGGCGGAAATCAAAATCAAGTTCGCTGAAGTACACCCCAAAGGTTATCCGCCCGTCGTCGCTGAAGAGGAAATGGGCAAAAAGCTCGAGACGCAAAGCAAAGGCGAGTTCAGCTTCAAAATGTTCGCCGGCGGTGTGTTGGGTTCCGAGAAGGAGGTCGTTGAGCAACTCCAGTCCGGCGCCATCCAGATGACCCGCGTCAGCCTCGGCATCGTCGGTCCGGTGGTACCGGAAGTGAACGCGTTCAACCTGCCATTCGTATTCCGTGACCATGCTCACATGCGCAAAATCATCGACGGCGAGATCGGCCAGGAGATGCTGGACAAGATCACCAACTCCGACTACAACCTGGTCGCCCTGGCCTGGATGGACGGCGGCACGCGCAACCTTTACACCAAAAAACCTGTGCGTGACATCGCTGACCTCAAGGGCATGAAGATTCGCGTCCAGGGCAACCCGGTGTTCATCGACACCATCAACGCGATGGGCGGCAACGGCATTGCCATGGCCACCGGTGAGATTTTCAGTGCTCTGCAAACAGGGGTCATCGACGGCGCTGAAAACAACATGCCGACGCTGCTCGAGCATAACCACTATCAGAACGCCAAGTTTTACACCCTCACCGAGCATTTGATCCTGCCTGAGCCTGTCGTGATGTCGAAAACGACCTGGACCAAGCTGAGCCCCGAGCAACAAGCGCTGGTGAAAAAGCTGGCCGTCGAGGCTCAAGCCGAAGAGCGCGTCCTGTGGGACGAGAAATCCGCCGACAGCGAGGCAAAACTCAAGGCTGCCGGAGTGGAGTTCATCACGCTCACACCTGCCCAGAAGAAAGCCTTTTACGACGCTACAGCAAGCGTACGCGCTCAATACGGCGCGCCTTATGCCGACCTGATCAAACGCATCGAAGCCGTTCAATAA
- a CDS encoding TRAP transporter small permease, with protein sequence MKNTILRFNDALYRLCIGIAGLSMLTMSLIIPWGIFARYVLGSGSSWPEPTAILLMVVFTFFGAAASYRAGAHMAVNMATERMPAALRSVLAVVVQLLMAVVCLFMITKGMKLCMTTWNQFLGEMPSLRVGISYLPIPLGGVLTLIFVLEKLFLGDQSHRRVVSYEVIESSEEAA encoded by the coding sequence ATGAAAAACACGATTCTGCGCTTCAATGACGCACTGTATCGCCTCTGCATCGGGATCGCGGGCCTGTCGATGCTGACGATGTCGCTGATCATCCCGTGGGGCATCTTCGCCCGCTACGTACTGGGATCCGGCTCAAGCTGGCCGGAACCGACCGCCATCCTGCTGATGGTGGTGTTTACCTTCTTCGGTGCCGCTGCGAGTTACCGCGCCGGCGCGCACATGGCCGTGAACATGGCCACTGAGCGAATGCCTGCTGCGCTGCGTAGCGTGCTGGCGGTGGTCGTGCAACTCCTGATGGCGGTGGTGTGCCTGTTCATGATCACAAAAGGCATGAAATTGTGCATGACCACCTGGAACCAGTTTCTCGGCGAAATGCCGTCGCTACGGGTGGGCATCTCTTATTTGCCGATACCGTTGGGCGGCGTGCTTACGCTGATCTTCGTATTGGAAAAGCTGTTTCTGGGTGACCAGAGCCATCGTCGGGTGGTGAGTTACGAAGTGATCGAATCAAGCGAAGAGGCAGCATGA
- a CDS encoding TRAP transporter large permease, whose protein sequence is MDAFILLGSFVALILIGMPVAYALGLSALIGAWWIEIPFDALMIQVAGGVNKFSLLAIPFFVLAGAIMAEGGMSRRLVAFAGVLVGFVRGGLSLVNIVASTFFGAISGSSVADTASVGSVLIPEMERNGYPRDFSTAVTVSGSVQALLTPPSHNSVLYSLAAGGTVSIASLFMAGIMPGLLLSAVMMGLCMIFARKRNYPKGEVIPLRKALKIAGEALWGMMAMVIILGGILSGVFTATESAAIAVLWAFFVTMFIYRDYKWRDLPKLMHRAVRTVSIVMILIGFAASFGYILTLMEIPMKITTAFLTLSDNRYVILMCINIMLLLLGTVMDMAPLILILTPILLPVIVGIGVDPVHFGMIMLVNLGIGLITPPVGAVLFVGAAVGKVTIEATVKALLPFYVALFMVLMAVTYIPAISLWLPSVVL, encoded by the coding sequence ATGGACGCATTTATTCTGTTGGGCAGCTTCGTCGCGCTGATCTTGATCGGCATGCCCGTGGCCTACGCTCTTGGGCTGTCGGCACTGATCGGCGCGTGGTGGATCGAGATTCCGTTCGACGCGCTGATGATTCAGGTCGCAGGCGGCGTGAACAAGTTCTCGTTGCTGGCGATCCCGTTCTTCGTTCTGGCCGGCGCGATCATGGCCGAGGGCGGCATGTCGCGGCGACTCGTGGCATTTGCCGGCGTGCTGGTGGGCTTCGTGCGCGGTGGCCTGTCGCTGGTGAACATCGTCGCTTCGACCTTCTTCGGTGCCATTTCCGGGTCTTCGGTGGCTGACACGGCATCGGTGGGTTCGGTGCTGATTCCGGAGATGGAGCGCAATGGCTACCCGCGGGATTTCTCTACGGCGGTCACCGTCAGCGGTTCGGTGCAGGCCTTGCTCACGCCCCCCAGTCACAACTCGGTGCTTTACTCGCTGGCGGCCGGCGGTACGGTGTCCATCGCCTCGCTGTTCATGGCGGGCATCATGCCGGGGCTGTTGCTCAGCGCCGTGATGATGGGCCTGTGCATGATCTTCGCCCGCAAGCGTAATTACCCGAAAGGCGAAGTCATCCCGCTGCGCAAGGCGCTGAAAATCGCTGGCGAAGCGCTCTGGGGCATGATGGCGATGGTGATCATTCTCGGCGGCATCCTCTCGGGCGTGTTCACGGCCACAGAGTCTGCAGCGATTGCCGTGCTGTGGGCATTCTTCGTCACCATGTTCATTTACCGCGATTACAAATGGCGCGACCTGCCCAAGCTGATGCACCGGGCCGTACGCACCGTTTCAATCGTCATGATCCTGATCGGTTTCGCCGCCAGCTTCGGTTACATCCTGACGCTGATGGAAATCCCGATGAAGATCACCACGGCGTTTCTGACCCTGTCGGATAACCGTTACGTGATCCTGATGTGCATCAACATTATGCTGCTGTTGCTCGGCACGGTGATGGACATGGCGCCGCTGATCCTCATCCTGACGCCGATCCTGCTGCCAGTGATCGTCGGCATCGGTGTAGACCCGGTGCACTTCGGGATGATCATGCTGGTCAACCTGGGGATCGGCTTGATCACGCCACCGGTGGGGGCCGTACTGTTCGTGGGGGCCGCGGTGGGCAAGGTCACCATCGAAGCCACCGTGAAAGCGCTGCTGCCGTTCTATGTGGCGCTGTTCATGGTGCTGATGGCAGTGACCTATATCCCTGCGATCTCGCTGTGGCTGCCGAGTGTGGTGCTGTAA
- a CDS encoding TauD/TfdA dioxygenase family protein: MAIQIKPVAGKIGAEVSGIKLSADVSPQDFDFINQALLEHKVLFFREQFLSDDEHEGFSRRFGDQVPHPTVRSADKSSAILHLDAKETRANSWHTDVTFVANYPKISILRGVVIPPYGGDTVWANTAAAYADLPDSLKTLADGLRALHTNVYDYAAPRDTGEAGVKRYREQFTAQIYETEHPLVRVHPETGERSLLLGHFVKQIQGVSSNDSKQLIRLFHDRITHPDNTVRWRWSEGDVVIWDNRATQHIAVNDYGQAERVVRRTTVAGDIPIGVDGRASQAIKPTPDTLSPKTEADKKHLAA, translated from the coding sequence ATGGCGATTCAGATCAAACCCGTCGCGGGTAAAATTGGTGCCGAGGTGAGCGGCATCAAACTCTCGGCGGATGTCTCCCCGCAGGATTTCGATTTCATCAACCAGGCGCTGCTTGAACACAAGGTCCTGTTCTTCCGCGAGCAGTTCCTGAGCGACGACGAGCACGAAGGATTTTCTCGCCGTTTTGGCGACCAGGTCCCTCACCCAACGGTTCGCTCCGCTGACAAAAGCAGCGCCATCCTGCACCTGGATGCTAAAGAAACCCGCGCCAACTCTTGGCATACGGACGTGACCTTCGTGGCCAACTATCCGAAAATTTCCATCCTGCGCGGCGTGGTCATCCCACCTTACGGCGGCGACACGGTATGGGCCAACACGGCGGCGGCTTACGCTGACCTGCCTGACAGCCTGAAGACTCTGGCTGATGGCCTTCGTGCGCTGCACACCAACGTCTACGACTATGCCGCCCCTCGTGACACTGGTGAAGCGGGCGTCAAGCGCTACCGCGAGCAGTTCACTGCGCAGATCTACGAAACTGAACATCCGCTCGTGCGCGTGCACCCCGAGACAGGCGAGCGAAGCCTGTTGCTCGGGCATTTCGTCAAACAGATTCAGGGTGTCAGCAGCAACGACTCGAAACAGCTGATCCGCCTGTTTCACGATCGCATCACCCACCCCGACAACACCGTTCGCTGGCGCTGGAGCGAAGGCGATGTGGTGATCTGGGACAACCGCGCCACCCAGCACATCGCCGTCAACGACTACGGCCAGGCCGAGCGCGTCGTGCGCCGTACCACCGTGGCCGGTGACATCCCGATCGGGGTCGATGGCCGCGCGAGCCAGGCCATCAAACCCACCCCCGACACGCTCTCGCCAAAGACCGAAGCCGACAAAAAGCACCTGGCGGCTTGA
- a CDS encoding ABC transporter substrate-binding protein produces the protein MANAKRTSLFSKTSVATALAALLMMPLAHADVLRIGVASAGGGDPVTFSGSSLGIVRNQQLLEKAFAGTDTEVQWFFFKGAGPAVNEALSNQQLDFAYEGDLPAVVGRSNGLDTKLLAAIGVRSNVYLAVPKGSDIKTIEDLKGKKVAVFRGTNAHLVSIKLLADKGLTERDLKVINLDSGSSQAALASKGVDAAFGGRELFKLRDQGLVDIIFDNPDNNVRYTRQCALVVRGDYEKQHADNVQKVVNVLVDAARWESESANRDAVLNEWAKTNEPLASLKADFERLDLRDSASPLADGFLRGRYQAVADQAKDEKMIRRPVSVEGWFDTRYLDNALKAKGLEHYWTAYGADGKTSNAATASTDASANNGG, from the coding sequence ATGGCAAACGCCAAGCGAACATCTCTATTCAGCAAAACAAGCGTAGCTACCGCACTGGCGGCGCTGCTGATGATGCCCTTGGCACACGCCGACGTATTGCGCATTGGCGTGGCCAGCGCCGGTGGCGGTGATCCCGTCACCTTCAGCGGCTCGTCGCTGGGTATCGTGCGCAACCAGCAGCTGCTCGAAAAAGCCTTTGCAGGCACGGACACCGAAGTGCAGTGGTTCTTCTTCAAAGGCGCCGGCCCGGCCGTCAACGAAGCACTGTCCAACCAGCAACTGGACTTCGCCTACGAAGGGGACTTGCCTGCTGTCGTCGGCCGATCCAATGGTCTGGACACGAAGTTGCTCGCTGCCATCGGCGTGCGATCAAACGTGTACCTGGCCGTGCCCAAGGGCTCCGACATCAAGACCATCGAAGACCTGAAGGGCAAGAAAGTCGCGGTGTTTCGTGGCACCAATGCGCATCTGGTTTCGATCAAGCTGCTCGCTGACAAAGGCCTGACCGAACGCGACCTGAAGGTCATCAATCTGGACAGCGGCAGCAGTCAGGCAGCGCTCGCCTCCAAAGGCGTTGACGCGGCGTTCGGCGGTCGAGAGCTGTTCAAACTGCGTGACCAGGGGCTGGTCGACATTATCTTCGACAACCCGGATAACAACGTGCGCTATACCCGCCAATGCGCACTGGTGGTCCGCGGCGATTATGAAAAGCAGCACGCCGACAACGTGCAGAAAGTCGTCAACGTGCTGGTCGACGCTGCGCGATGGGAATCCGAATCTGCCAACCGTGACGCGGTGCTCAACGAGTGGGCGAAGACCAATGAGCCGTTGGCGTCGCTGAAGGCTGACTTCGAGCGCCTGGACTTGCGGGACAGCGCCTCGCCACTGGCGGATGGCTTCCTGCGCGGTCGCTATCAGGCCGTCGCTGACCAGGCCAAAGACGAAAAAATGATACGCCGGCCAGTGAGCGTCGAGGGCTGGTTCGACACCCGCTATCTGGACAACGCCCTGAAAGCCAAAGGTCTCGAACATTACTGGACCGCCTATGGCGCAGACGGCAAAACCTCGAATGCGGCAACGGCGTCAACAGACGCTTCTGCCAACAACGGAGGTTAA
- a CDS encoding ABC transporter permease: MSRATAEALNPAQLPAKLIAKPLAPVKRLPNAPLRPARRVATRLPNGLWRNRATDAALAWLLPVALLGLWYVGAERGWLSEQVLPPPAFVYQALADLFASGDLWLNASASLQRVLVGFLVGSSLGITLGLAMGLSKTVEDYLLPTFNALVQIPVLGWMPFALLLFGIGEPLKYVLIAHAALVPVTLCTLQAFHEVPKRLLEVGRAYGFSRRQIVTDIVLPSAVAPIFTGLRLGFTKAWLSLVVVELLASSEGLGYLIAYGRQLFQLDLVMAAVVVVGTIGLLIDRGFEFVERRLNRGRPSKTGRLA, translated from the coding sequence ATGTCTCGAGCAACCGCTGAAGCGCTTAACCCGGCGCAGCTTCCGGCAAAGCTAATCGCAAAGCCACTGGCGCCGGTCAAACGCCTGCCCAACGCTCCCCTGCGACCAGCTCGACGTGTGGCGACGCGCCTGCCCAATGGCCTCTGGCGAAACCGCGCCACCGACGCCGCGCTGGCGTGGTTGCTGCCGGTCGCATTGCTTGGGCTATGGTATGTGGGCGCCGAGCGCGGCTGGCTGTCCGAGCAAGTGTTGCCACCGCCCGCCTTCGTTTATCAAGCGCTGGCCGATCTGTTTGCCAGCGGCGACTTGTGGTTGAACGCGTCCGCCAGCCTGCAGCGCGTACTCGTCGGGTTTCTGGTCGGATCGTCTCTGGGTATAACGCTGGGCCTGGCGATGGGTTTGTCGAAGACCGTCGAGGATTATCTGTTGCCGACGTTCAACGCCCTCGTACAGATTCCGGTGCTGGGCTGGATGCCGTTTGCACTTTTGCTGTTCGGCATCGGTGAGCCGCTGAAGTACGTATTGATTGCCCACGCGGCGCTGGTCCCGGTCACGCTGTGTACGCTGCAGGCCTTTCATGAGGTGCCAAAGCGTTTGCTGGAGGTCGGCCGCGCGTATGGTTTCAGCCGCCGTCAGATCGTCACTGATATTGTCCTGCCTTCCGCCGTTGCGCCGATTTTCACCGGCTTGCGCCTCGGCTTCACCAAAGCCTGGTTGTCACTGGTCGTGGTTGAGCTGCTGGCTTCCAGTGAAGGGCTGGGTTATCTGATCGCCTACGGCCGGCAACTGTTTCAGCTCGACCTGGTCATGGCCGCCGTGGTGGTGGTCGGCACGATTGGCCTGTTGATCGACCGCGGATTCGAATTCGTCGAGCGGCGCCTCAACCGCGGCCGTCCGAGCAAGACCGGGAGGCTGGCATGA
- a CDS encoding ABC transporter permease: MSTLTIAQSSQSHRYRGWVVPIMAVAVWWLASSQGWSSSGLLVSPQKVAVTAWEQVTSGQFWRAISASLTRDVSGFVIGTTLGLLLGCLLGLSRLFERLVGPSFNTFKQISLFAWIPLISVWFGLGDVAKVVFLSLAALVPVVVNTCDGLRSVSPALLEVARVYGFTRWQTIIGVMLPAALPSIFTGIYLALVYSWLATIGAEYLLVSGSGIGNTLIDGSEHFMMDLVLFGMIVIGLVGWALNLLARRLEQRMQRLYGIAPR, encoded by the coding sequence ATGAGCACATTGACCATCGCTCAATCCTCCCAATCCCATCGCTATCGAGGCTGGGTCGTGCCGATCATGGCAGTCGCGGTGTGGTGGCTTGCCTCCAGCCAGGGCTGGAGCAGTTCGGGCCTGCTGGTTTCGCCGCAAAAAGTCGCCGTCACTGCCTGGGAGCAGGTCACGTCCGGGCAATTCTGGCGCGCCATTTCCGCCAGCCTGACACGTGACGTGAGCGGATTCGTCATCGGCACCACGCTGGGCTTGCTGCTGGGTTGCCTGCTGGGCCTTTCTCGCCTGTTCGAGCGTTTGGTGGGACCGAGCTTCAATACGTTCAAGCAGATTTCGCTGTTCGCCTGGATCCCGCTGATCTCGGTCTGGTTCGGCCTGGGCGACGTGGCCAAAGTGGTCTTTCTGTCCCTCGCCGCCCTGGTCCCGGTCGTCGTCAATACCTGCGATGGCTTGCGCAGCGTGTCCCCTGCCCTGCTCGAAGTCGCCAGAGTCTACGGTTTCACCCGCTGGCAGACGATTATCGGCGTCATGCTGCCAGCGGCGCTGCCCTCGATCTTCACCGGCATCTACCTGGCGCTGGTGTATTCCTGGCTGGCGACTATCGGCGCGGAATACCTGTTGGTGTCGGGCAGCGGCATCGGCAACACGCTGATCGACGGCAGCGAGCACTTCATGATGGATCTGGTGCTGTTCGGCATGATCGTCATCGGCCTGGTCGGCTGGGCGCTCAACCTTCTGGCGCGCCGCCTCGAGCAACGCATGCAACGGCTGTACGGCATCGCCCCACGCTGA
- a CDS encoding ABC transporter ATP-binding protein — translation MPASQTRTATAPAVLAQHGNGLRLENISKRFSSTGGDTQLHVLDNVQLDIAPGEFITIVGASGCGKSTLLRLILGLDEAYEGRILLGDRPINGTGLERGIVFQDHRLFPWLTVEQNIAVGLKNAPLSALQKRETVREHIELVGLQDFTDSYPHQISGGMAQRVAIARGLVNRPSVLLLDEPFGALDALTRTRLQRELQNIWQQEKITMVHVTHDVDEAVYLGDRVVVMQPHPGRIRRIVDIDLPRPRNRSDARFIALRDDVLSDFAELS, via the coding sequence ATGCCTGCCTCTCAGACCCGCACCGCAACCGCACCCGCTGTCCTTGCGCAACACGGCAACGGCCTGCGCCTTGAGAACATCAGCAAGCGCTTCAGCAGCACCGGCGGCGACACCCAGTTGCACGTACTGGATAACGTGCAGCTGGACATCGCGCCCGGGGAGTTCATCACCATCGTCGGCGCCAGTGGTTGTGGCAAGTCAACCTTGCTCAGGTTGATCCTCGGCCTGGATGAAGCGTATGAGGGGCGGATTCTGTTGGGCGACCGGCCCATCAACGGAACCGGGCTGGAGCGCGGCATTGTGTTTCAGGATCATCGGCTGTTCCCGTGGCTCACTGTCGAGCAAAACATTGCGGTCGGTCTGAAGAACGCGCCGCTGAGCGCTCTGCAAAAACGCGAGACGGTGCGCGAACACATCGAGCTGGTCGGTCTGCAGGATTTCACTGATTCGTATCCGCACCAGATTTCAGGAGGCATGGCGCAACGCGTGGCCATCGCCCGCGGGCTGGTCAATCGGCCGAGCGTTCTGCTGCTCGACGAACCCTTCGGCGCGCTCGACGCATTGACTCGCACACGACTGCAGCGCGAGTTACAGAACATCTGGCAGCAGGAAAAAATAACCATGGTGCATGTCACGCATGATGTCGATGAGGCGGTTTATCTCGGCGATCGTGTGGTGGTCATGCAGCCGCATCCGGGGCGCATCCGCCGTATCGTCGACATAGACCTGCCGCGCCCGCGCAACCGCAGTGATGCCCGGTTCATCGCTCTGCGTGACGACGTACTCAGCGACTTTGCCGAGCTGTCGTAG
- a CDS encoding GGDEF domain-containing protein, whose product MSDLIDFKELHWLLTVTQSIDVGVVVLDHAYQVHVWNTFMENRSGVLSYKAANRSFFSLFPELNERWLKNKIDSVMTLGTPAFTIWEQRPYLVRFPSYQPITGQEEFMYQNTTLLPLRSTTGVITHVCLVIYDVTEVATNRLQLQAANRELQKLSSTDRLTSLYNRGHWEEALRLEHARHVRYGTSAALVMFDIDHFKRVNDTYGHQCGDRVIQRVADVVREHTRDADIAGRYGGEEFAVLLPDTDKHGGAMFAERLRAAVEALDVMHEGESIRCTISLGVADMIAPMDDYKTLIERADQALYASKKNGRNRVSVDEAD is encoded by the coding sequence ATGAGTGATCTAATTGATTTCAAGGAACTGCACTGGCTGCTGACTGTGACTCAGAGCATTGATGTCGGCGTAGTGGTGCTGGATCACGCGTATCAGGTTCACGTGTGGAACACCTTCATGGAGAACCGTTCCGGGGTGTTGTCTTACAAAGCGGCCAACCGCTCGTTCTTCTCGTTGTTTCCCGAGCTCAATGAGCGCTGGTTAAAAAACAAAATCGACAGCGTGATGACGCTGGGCACGCCAGCGTTCACGATTTGGGAACAGCGCCCTTATCTGGTTCGCTTTCCAAGCTATCAGCCCATCACCGGGCAAGAAGAGTTCATGTACCAGAACACCACGCTGTTGCCGCTGCGCTCTACCACCGGCGTGATCACCCATGTGTGCCTGGTCATTTACGACGTCACCGAAGTGGCGACAAACCGTCTGCAGCTGCAGGCCGCCAATCGTGAGCTGCAAAAACTGTCGAGCACTGACCGCCTGACCAGCCTTTACAACCGCGGTCACTGGGAAGAGGCGTTGCGGCTGGAGCATGCCCGGCATGTGCGTTACGGCACCTCGGCGGCGTTGGTCATGTTTGACATCGATCACTTCAAGCGCGTCAACGACACCTATGGCCATCAATGCGGTGACCGGGTTATTCAACGCGTTGCGGACGTGGTGCGCGAGCACACCCGCGACGCCGACATCGCCGGCCGTTACGGCGGCGAGGAGTTTGCCGTGCTGTTGCCCGACACCGACAAACACGGCGGGGCGATGTTTGCCGAGCGCCTGCGCGCCGCCGTCGAAGCGCTGGACGTCATGCACGAAGGCGAGTCCATCCGCTGCACCATCAGCCTGGGTGTCGCCGACATGATCGCGCCCATGGATGACTACAAGACGCTGATCGAGCGCGCGGACCAGGCGCTGTATGCCTCGAAGAAAAACGGCCGCAATCGGGTGTCGGTGGACGAGGCGGATTAG